The Chrysemys picta bellii isolate R12L10 chromosome 12, ASM1138683v2, whole genome shotgun sequence genome has a segment encoding these proteins:
- the LOC101946295 gene encoding N(G),N(G)-dimethylarginine dimethylaminohydrolase 1, whose product MAGPSSFGRYTHAIVRSVPDSLGARPAGDGAGPAEPVDLAKAHRQYGVYTGILRQKLGLQVIELVADEGLPCSVLVEDAAVIQGDTALVTRPWEPTRRGEISSIKKVLEELKMRVVEVTDDGATLDGSDVLFTGREFFVGISKWTNHRGAEAVADAFRDFAVSTVPVAGSSHLKSFCSMAGPDTVVIGSSEAAKKAMRTMEQLTDHHYDTLTVPDDPAGNCIYVRLGPKGSALLHRSPEEFPNSLQPFQKLSDLTLIPAACSEVAKLGGALSSCSLLINKKLDR is encoded by the exons ATGGCTGGTCCCTCCTCCTTCGGCAGATACACCCACGCCATCGTCCGCAGCGTCCCGGACTCGCTGGGTGCCCGGCCTGCCGGGGATGGGGCGGGCCCGGCCGAGCCGGTGGACCTGGCCAAGGCGCACCGGCAGTACGGGGTCTACACCGGGATTCTTCGGCAGAAGCTGGGGCTGCAGGTGATCGAGTTGGTGGCCGACGAGGGGCTGCCCTGCTCCGTGCTGGTGGAGGACGCGGCCGTGATCCAGGGCGATACGGCGCTCGTCACCCGGCCCTGGGAGCCAACGCGGCGGGGAGAG ATCAGTAGCATCAAGAAGGTCCTGGAGGAGCTGAAGATGCGGGTGGTGGAGGTGACGGATGACGGGGCCACCTTGGACGGCAGCGACGTGCTCTTCACAG GTCGAGAGTTCTTTGTGGGCATCTCCAAATGGACCAATCACCGAGGGGCGGAGGCGGTGGCGGATGCTTTTCGG GATTTTGCTGTCTCTACGGTCCCCGTGGCGGGCTCCTCCCATCTGAAGAGTTTCTGTAGCATGGCTGGACCGGACACAGTCGTCATCGGAAGCAGTGAGGCTGCCAAGAAAGCCATGAGG ACCATGGAGCAGCTGACCGATCACCACTATGACACACTGACGGTGCCGGACGACCCTGCCGGGAACTGCATCTACGTACGCCTGGGGCCCAAGGGCAGCGCCCTGCTCCACCGCAGCCCCGAGGAGTTCCCCAACAGCCTacag CCGTTCCAGAAGCTGTCCGACCTCACCCTGATCCCCGCCGCCTGCAGCGAGGTTGCCAAGCTGGGGGGAGCCCTCAGCTCCTGCTCCCTTCTCATCAACAAGAAGCTCGACCGCTAG